In Chelmon rostratus isolate fCheRos1 chromosome 9, fCheRos1.pri, whole genome shotgun sequence, the following proteins share a genomic window:
- the dusp1 gene encoding dual specificity protein phosphatase 1: MYLDLIFLSRRPTMVIMEVPTIDCESLRGLLEDSVPGCLVLDCRSFLSFNSSHISGSTNVRFSTIVRRRARGGLGLEHIVPNEDTRNRLLSGEYQSVVLLDDRSFDLSQAKKDGTLMLAVTALCRDPCGVSVFILKGGFDAFSTEYPDMCTKPSPPQGLSLPLSSSHPESADPSCSPCNTPLYDQGGPVEILPFLYLGSAYHASRKDMLDMLGITALINVSANCPNHFEDSFLYKSIPVEDNHKADISSWFNEAIEFIDSVRNKGGRVFVHCQAGISRSATICLAYLMRTNRVKLDEAFEFVKQRRSIISPNFSFMGQLLQFESQVLASSTCSSEAGSPAIGNSSTVFNFPVSIPVHASAGQLSFLHSPITTSPSC; encoded by the exons ATGTATTTGGATTTAATATTTCTGTCCCGCCGTCCTACTATGGTCATAATGGAGGTTCCCACCATCGACTGTGAGTCTCTCCGTGGTTTGTTGGAGGACAGCGTCCCGGGCTGCCTGGTGCTGGACTGCCGCTCCTTCCTGTCCTTCAACTCGTCCCACATATCGGGCTCCACCAACGTGCGCTTCAGCACCATAGTGCGCAGGAGAGCCAGGGGTGGTCTCGGACTCGAGCACATCGTCCCTAACGAGGACACAAGGAACCGGCTCCTGTCCGGGGAGTACCAGtctgtggtgctgctggacGACCGCAGCTTTGACCTGAGCCAAGCGAAGAAAGACGGGACATTGATGCTTGCCGTTACGGCCCTGTGTCGCGACCCCTGCGgagtcagtgttttcatcctGAAAG gTGGTTTTGACGCATTTTCCACAGAGTATCCAGATATGTGTACCAAACCCTCCCCCCCACAAGGGCTCAGTTTGCCCCTGAGCTCCAGCCACCCTGAGAGTGCGGACCCGAGCTGTAGTCCATGCAATACTCCTTTATATGACCAG gGCGGTCCCGTGGAGATCCTGCCTTTCTTGTACCTTGGCAGTGCTTACCACGCTTCTAGAAAAGACATGCTGGACATGCTTGGGATCACCGCTCTTATCAACGTCTCTGCCAACTGCCCCAACCACTTCGAGGACTCCTTCCTCTACAAGAGCATCCCCGTCGAGGACAACCACAAAGCCGATATCAGCTCCTGGTTCAACGAGGCAATCGAGTTTATCG ACTCTGTGAGGAATAAAGGAGgccgtgtgtttgtgcactgtcAAGCAGGCATCTCCCGCTCCGCCACCATTTGCCTCGCCTACCTCATGAGGACCAACCGCGTGAAGCTGGACGAGGCCTTTGAGTTTGTCAAGCAGCGCCGCAGCATCATCTCTCCCAACTTCAGCTTCATGgggcagctccttcagtttGAGTCCCAGGTCCTGGCCTCGTCTACCTGCTCCTCAGAGGCGGGCAGTCCAGCCAtcggcaacagcagcacagtctTCAATTTCCCAGTCTCCATCCCTGTACACGCCTCAGCTGGTCAGCTCTCATTCCTCCACAGTCCCATCACCACCTCTCCCAGCTGCTGA
- the neurl1b gene encoding E3 ubiquitin-protein ligase NEURL1B isoform X1 — translation MGNNMGNNQSNLCLPFGSCSLPLSSKEKKLNSSTEDATLQSRPVASRQYYTLPNNGAGVERRTSAPPVSVSVESPRFHPHAKGKNIRLDGQLRRATRKNSFCNGITFSHRPVHLYEKVRLRLTGVHTGWSGALRFGFTSLDPSELVATDIPKYACPDLVTRPGYWAKALPERLALKDNVLSFWADRHGRVFYSINEGEPILFHCGLSIGCPLWAIIDIYGITQEVTLLESTFAESVGSSCLSAARLSAYLPQSSHDSANYSNNQLENNQAAAAKMANLQLNNYTQLIPCCSSTSSSSSTPSSSASTGFSVPRMVRGLPSPLDNDLHFHPVRGSDVILSADRSAACIHFLDSSRTLVFSDRPLHVGETLYVEVGHLGLPYFGALLFGLTSCDPASLHAGDLPADPEVLLDRKEYWVVHRGFPMPCSGDVLSFSLLPSGEVHHGVNGVGRGRLLCVDSSQVLWAFFTLHGAVNRLRILGTLQSSPPSTSPNTSQSSSPDDSDSDLAFSVNRSSSASESSLVTAPSSPLSPPVSPTLTASELPPAGKNGECTICFDQEVDTVIYTCGHMCLCNDCGLKLKRQINACCPICRRPIKDVIKTYRP, via the exons ATGGGAAACAACATGGGCAATAACCAGTCCAACCTGTGCCTTCCTTTTGGCTCTTGCAGTTTGCCTCTTTCCTCCAAAGAGAAGAaactcaacagcagcacagagg ATGCCACTCTGCAGTCGCGCCCGGTGGCCAGCAGGCAGTACTACACCCTGCCTAACAATGGGGCAGGCGTGGAGAGGAGAACATCTGCCCCTCCAGTCAGCGTCAGTGTGGAGTCACCCCGCTTTCACCCCCATGCCAAAGGCAAGAATATCAGGCTGGATGGGCAGCTTCGCCGTGCCACACGCAAGAACAGCTTCTGTAATGGCATCACTTTCAGCCACAGGCCTGTCCACCTCTATGAGAAG GTGCGTCTTCGCCTGACTGGTGTGCACACTGGCTGGAGCGGAGCTCTACGCTTTGGTTTCACCAGTTTGGACCCCAGCGAGCTGGTCGCTACAGACATCCCCAAGTATGCTTGCCCAGACCTGGTGACACGGCCTGGCTACTGGGCCAAAGCTCTGCCGGAGAGACTGGCTTTGAAGGACAACGTGTTGTCGTTCTGGGCCGATCGCCACGGAAGGGTTTTCTACAGCATCAACGAAGGAGAGCCCATCCTCTTCCACTGTGGGCTCAGCATCGGCTGTCCGCTCTGGGCCATCATAGATATCTATGGCATCACTCAGGAGGTCACACTGCTTG AAAGCACGTTTGCTGAGAGTGTGGGGTCCAGCTGCCTGAGTGCGGCCCGTCTGAGTGCCTACCTGCCCCAGAGTAGCCACGACTCAGCCAACTACAGCAACAATCAGCTGGAGAACAACCAGGCAGCTGCTGCCAAGATGGCCAACCTCCAGCTCAATAACTACACTCAGCTCAtcccctgctgctcctccacgtcatcctcctcctccacgccATCCTCATCTGCCTCCACTGGATTCAGCGTCCCAAGGATGGTCCGGGGTCTTCCCTCCCCACTGGACAATGACTTGCACTTTCACCCGGTCCGCGGCTCTGACGTGATACTCTCTGCAGACCGCTCAGCCGCCTGCATCCACTTTCTGGACAGCAGTCGGACTCTGGTGTTCAGCGACCGTCCGCTGCATGTGGGTGAGACTTTGTACGTGGAGGTCGGCCACCTGGGTCTGCCTTATTTTGGGGCGCTGTTGTTTGGTTTAACGTCCTGTGACCCGGCCAGCCTACACGCCGGGGACTTGCCAGCCGACCCCGAAGTTCTCCTGGACCGTAAAGAGTATTGGGTGGTGCACCGGGGCTTCCCCATGCCTTGCTCTGGAGACGTGCTCAGCTTCAGCCTGCTGCCCAGCGGAGAGGTGCACCACGGGGTGAACGGAGTGGGACGTGGCCGGCTGCTCTGTGTGGACTCCTCTCAGGTCCTGTGGGCCTTTTTCACCCTGCATGGGGCTGTGAACAGACTCAGGATACTAG GAACATTGCAGTCCAGTCCTCCCTCCACATCCCCCAACACTTCTCAGAGCAGCAGTCCAGATGACAGTGACTCAGACCTGGCGTTCAGCGTCAACAGATCCTCCTCTGCCTCCGAATCGTCTCTGG tgaCTGCTCCCAGCTCCCCTCTCAGTCCTCCCGTCTCTCCCACTCTCACTGCCTCAGAACTGCCCCCTGCTGGGAAAAACGGAGAATGCACCATTTGCTTCGACCAGGAGGTGGACACAGTCATCTACACCTGCGGACACATGTGTCTGTGCAACGACTGCGGCCTGAAGCTGAAGAGACAGATCAACGCATGCTGTCCAATATGCAGGAGGCCCATCAAAGATGTTATCAAAACATATCGGCCATGA
- the neurl1b gene encoding E3 ubiquitin-protein ligase NEURL1B isoform X2: MGNTTPKPLIDATLQSRPVASRQYYTLPNNGAGVERRTSAPPVSVSVESPRFHPHAKGKNIRLDGQLRRATRKNSFCNGITFSHRPVHLYEKVRLRLTGVHTGWSGALRFGFTSLDPSELVATDIPKYACPDLVTRPGYWAKALPERLALKDNVLSFWADRHGRVFYSINEGEPILFHCGLSIGCPLWAIIDIYGITQEVTLLESTFAESVGSSCLSAARLSAYLPQSSHDSANYSNNQLENNQAAAAKMANLQLNNYTQLIPCCSSTSSSSSTPSSSASTGFSVPRMVRGLPSPLDNDLHFHPVRGSDVILSADRSAACIHFLDSSRTLVFSDRPLHVGETLYVEVGHLGLPYFGALLFGLTSCDPASLHAGDLPADPEVLLDRKEYWVVHRGFPMPCSGDVLSFSLLPSGEVHHGVNGVGRGRLLCVDSSQVLWAFFTLHGAVNRLRILGTLQSSPPSTSPNTSQSSSPDDSDSDLAFSVNRSSSASESSLVTAPSSPLSPPVSPTLTASELPPAGKNGECTICFDQEVDTVIYTCGHMCLCNDCGLKLKRQINACCPICRRPIKDVIKTYRP, encoded by the exons ATGGGGAATACGACACCTAAACCCTTAATAG ATGCCACTCTGCAGTCGCGCCCGGTGGCCAGCAGGCAGTACTACACCCTGCCTAACAATGGGGCAGGCGTGGAGAGGAGAACATCTGCCCCTCCAGTCAGCGTCAGTGTGGAGTCACCCCGCTTTCACCCCCATGCCAAAGGCAAGAATATCAGGCTGGATGGGCAGCTTCGCCGTGCCACACGCAAGAACAGCTTCTGTAATGGCATCACTTTCAGCCACAGGCCTGTCCACCTCTATGAGAAG GTGCGTCTTCGCCTGACTGGTGTGCACACTGGCTGGAGCGGAGCTCTACGCTTTGGTTTCACCAGTTTGGACCCCAGCGAGCTGGTCGCTACAGACATCCCCAAGTATGCTTGCCCAGACCTGGTGACACGGCCTGGCTACTGGGCCAAAGCTCTGCCGGAGAGACTGGCTTTGAAGGACAACGTGTTGTCGTTCTGGGCCGATCGCCACGGAAGGGTTTTCTACAGCATCAACGAAGGAGAGCCCATCCTCTTCCACTGTGGGCTCAGCATCGGCTGTCCGCTCTGGGCCATCATAGATATCTATGGCATCACTCAGGAGGTCACACTGCTTG AAAGCACGTTTGCTGAGAGTGTGGGGTCCAGCTGCCTGAGTGCGGCCCGTCTGAGTGCCTACCTGCCCCAGAGTAGCCACGACTCAGCCAACTACAGCAACAATCAGCTGGAGAACAACCAGGCAGCTGCTGCCAAGATGGCCAACCTCCAGCTCAATAACTACACTCAGCTCAtcccctgctgctcctccacgtcatcctcctcctccacgccATCCTCATCTGCCTCCACTGGATTCAGCGTCCCAAGGATGGTCCGGGGTCTTCCCTCCCCACTGGACAATGACTTGCACTTTCACCCGGTCCGCGGCTCTGACGTGATACTCTCTGCAGACCGCTCAGCCGCCTGCATCCACTTTCTGGACAGCAGTCGGACTCTGGTGTTCAGCGACCGTCCGCTGCATGTGGGTGAGACTTTGTACGTGGAGGTCGGCCACCTGGGTCTGCCTTATTTTGGGGCGCTGTTGTTTGGTTTAACGTCCTGTGACCCGGCCAGCCTACACGCCGGGGACTTGCCAGCCGACCCCGAAGTTCTCCTGGACCGTAAAGAGTATTGGGTGGTGCACCGGGGCTTCCCCATGCCTTGCTCTGGAGACGTGCTCAGCTTCAGCCTGCTGCCCAGCGGAGAGGTGCACCACGGGGTGAACGGAGTGGGACGTGGCCGGCTGCTCTGTGTGGACTCCTCTCAGGTCCTGTGGGCCTTTTTCACCCTGCATGGGGCTGTGAACAGACTCAGGATACTAG GAACATTGCAGTCCAGTCCTCCCTCCACATCCCCCAACACTTCTCAGAGCAGCAGTCCAGATGACAGTGACTCAGACCTGGCGTTCAGCGTCAACAGATCCTCCTCTGCCTCCGAATCGTCTCTGG tgaCTGCTCCCAGCTCCCCTCTCAGTCCTCCCGTCTCTCCCACTCTCACTGCCTCAGAACTGCCCCCTGCTGGGAAAAACGGAGAATGCACCATTTGCTTCGACCAGGAGGTGGACACAGTCATCTACACCTGCGGACACATGTGTCTGTGCAACGACTGCGGCCTGAAGCTGAAGAGACAGATCAACGCATGCTGTCCAATATGCAGGAGGCCCATCAAAGATGTTATCAAAACATATCGGCCATGA